GTCTTCTTCAGCCtgtggaggaagaagaggaggctgACATCAGTCAACGTGTTCATGGTGAACTTGTTGGTATCGGACCTGATGCAAGTGTGCTCCTTACCCTTCAGAGCTTCTTATTACCTGTCTGGCTCAAAATGGCTCTTTGGCCCCTTGGCTTGCCGGCTCCTTTTCTATGTCTTCTACCTCAATATGTACAGCTCCATCTACTTCTTGGTCTTTCTCAACATTATGCGCTACCTGGCTCTGATACGGCCATATCTCTTTCAACAATTGCAGAACTGCTGCAGTGGGTATGTCATTTCTTTGGTCATCTGGctgtttctgtctctggttAGCAGTCCTCTCCTCATTGCGTCGAGCAGCAGTACTAATGTCACTGACAAATGCATGGAGCTGCCTGAAGATAGTAAACCCATCAGAATGCTGATTGTCATCAACAACACTACAGTGGCCATGGGCTTTGTGGTGCCTATGGCAATCATCTTGtggtgttctgtttttgtggcCTGCAGACTCCTAAAACCTGGTCCAGCACAGTGCAAGGCCACCACCTCAAGGAAGAAGGGTTGTGCTCTGGTTATCATCAACCTGGGATTCTTCCTAATCTGCTACTTGCCATATCATGTAATGAGGGCCATCTTCTTAAAAGCAGAGTGGAATTGGAAAACGCACAACTCCACTCAGCTAATCCAGTCATGCGATTACATTCAGGGAGTCCGTAAAGCAGCTGTGATGACTCTTTGCTTAGGTGCAGCCAACAGCTGCTTGGACCCCatccttttcttctttgttgGAGAAAATTTCAAAAGTTTCTTTATGAAGCTGCTGTGGACGAAAAAGAGAAGCAAatgccagcagagggcagagttGCAGGAGCTGCAAAACTGAGTCAGTTCCATGGATTCATCaaatatgattatatgaatTAGTTCAAATACTCAGTACATTTGTAATAGGAAGCAAAGCTTGACAGAGGAGTACCCAGCTTCCATCTGGGAGATCTGGGCAACTAAAGGGCAGGGTGACGGATCTCCTGTAGCAGACCTGAGCACTCCTGGACTGTAGCATGATGAACTGACTGCAGGGTAACAATATTATATGTAGTGTAGTAGAGTTAATGTAGAAGATTTTCTGCAAGATTTTTGGAAATCTTAGATCACATTTGGACTTCTGAAATGACTGTCATTTAATCATCTACCCTTAAGCATTCTGTTTAGgaaggtttattttttttaatgtggatGGTTTGCCCACAGCGAGCTCTCATGGCAGCCATGAGCAAAGTAAGACTTCCTGAACATGACTGCTACATCTCTCAAAGTTCCAAATCCAATGCAAATGCAGTTATTTTCTTCACATGGTCACAGCTGTCATTTTATGGTTTATGAATGTGTTAG
This is a stretch of genomic DNA from Electrophorus electricus isolate fEleEle1 chromosome 6, fEleEle1.pri, whole genome shotgun sequence. It encodes these proteins:
- the cysltr2a gene encoding cysteinyl leukotriene receptor 2, which translates into the protein MNSTNCSIDDFKRSVFPIAYLLIFILGVVGHSISIYVFFSLWRKKRRLTSVNVFMVNLLVSDLMQVCSLPFRASYYLSGSKWLFGPLACRLLFYVFYLNMYSSIYFLVFLNIMRYLALIRPYLFQQLQNCCSGYVISLVIWLFLSLVSSPLLIASSSSTNVTDKCMELPEDSKPIRMLIVINNTTVAMGFVVPMAIILWCSVFVACRLLKPGPAQCKATTSRKKGCALVIINLGFFLICYLPYHVMRAIFLKAEWNWKTHNSTQLIQSCDYIQGVRKAAVMTLCLGAANSCLDPILFFFVGENFKSFFMKLLWTKKRSKCQQRAELQELQN